From Methylopila sp. M107, a single genomic window includes:
- the kdpA gene encoding potassium-transporting ATPase subunit KdpA, giving the protein MTFNGWMQIALFCALVLALTRPLGGFLTRLYAGERTLLHPVVAPIERGVYRLAGVRPEAEQGWAAYALAMLAFSLLSFFAVYALLRVQGVLPLNPRGFTGVTPDLALNTAVSFVTNTNWQSYGGEATLSYGSQMWALTVQNFVSAATGIAVAVALVRGFSRKSVSGVGNFWADLTRSVLYVLLPACIVLALTYVALGAPQTLSPYVTAKTLEGADQTIALGPVASQLAIKMLGTNGGGFFNANSAHPFENPSALANLIQMLSIFAIGAALTNVFGRMVGDERQGWAILGAMGALFLAGVALVYWAEASANPIHAALGLDPASGNVEGKEVRFGIALSALFAVVTTAASCGAVNAMHDSFSAIGGLIPMINMQLGEVVVGGVGAGLYGVLLFAVVAVFVAGLMVGRTPEYVGKKIEAREVKLTMLALLCSPFATLIALAVAAVSPLGLAGLQESGPHGFSEMLYATTSAAANNGSAFAGLTANSPFWNSLLAAGMMIGRFALIVPMLAVAGSLAAKPSVPASAGTFPTHGGLFVGLLIGVILIVGGLTYFPALTLGPIADAFATATGRTW; this is encoded by the coding sequence ATGACATTCAACGGCTGGATGCAGATCGCGCTGTTCTGCGCGCTCGTCCTCGCGCTTACGCGCCCCCTCGGCGGCTTCCTGACCCGGCTCTACGCCGGCGAGCGTACGCTGCTTCATCCCGTCGTCGCGCCCATCGAGCGTGGCGTCTATCGGCTCGCGGGCGTCCGGCCCGAGGCAGAGCAGGGCTGGGCCGCCTACGCGCTCGCGATGCTCGCCTTCAGCCTTCTCAGCTTCTTCGCCGTCTATGCGCTGCTGCGCGTCCAGGGCGTGCTGCCGCTCAATCCACGAGGGTTTACGGGCGTCACGCCGGATCTCGCGCTCAACACCGCTGTCTCCTTCGTGACCAACACCAACTGGCAGTCCTATGGCGGCGAGGCGACGCTCTCCTACGGCTCGCAGATGTGGGCGCTGACGGTGCAGAACTTCGTTTCCGCCGCGACCGGAATCGCGGTGGCGGTCGCCCTCGTGCGCGGCTTTTCCCGGAAGTCCGTGTCCGGCGTCGGCAACTTCTGGGCCGACCTCACGCGCTCCGTCCTCTACGTGCTGCTGCCCGCCTGCATCGTCCTCGCGCTGACTTACGTCGCGCTCGGCGCGCCGCAGACGTTGTCGCCTTACGTGACCGCCAAGACCCTCGAAGGCGCCGACCAGACGATCGCGTTGGGTCCCGTCGCGAGCCAGCTCGCGATCAAGATGCTCGGCACCAACGGCGGCGGCTTTTTCAACGCAAATTCCGCGCACCCGTTCGAAAACCCGTCGGCGCTCGCGAACCTCATCCAGATGCTCTCGATCTTCGCGATCGGCGCGGCGCTGACCAACGTCTTCGGCCGCATGGTCGGCGACGAGCGGCAGGGCTGGGCGATCCTCGGCGCGATGGGCGCGCTGTTCCTGGCGGGCGTCGCGCTTGTCTACTGGGCCGAGGCCAGCGCCAACCCGATCCACGCGGCGCTCGGTCTCGACCCTGCCTCCGGCAACGTGGAGGGCAAGGAGGTCCGCTTCGGGATCGCGCTGTCGGCCCTGTTCGCGGTGGTGACGACCGCGGCCTCCTGCGGCGCTGTCAACGCGATGCACGACAGTTTCTCGGCGATCGGCGGACTGATCCCGATGATCAACATGCAGCTCGGCGAAGTTGTCGTCGGCGGCGTCGGCGCGGGACTCTACGGCGTTCTGTTGTTCGCGGTCGTCGCGGTTTTCGTAGCCGGGCTGATGGTCGGCCGCACGCCCGAATATGTCGGCAAGAAGATCGAGGCCCGCGAGGTGAAGCTCACCATGCTGGCGCTGCTCTGCTCGCCCTTCGCGACCCTGATCGCGCTGGCCGTGGCCGCCGTCAGTCCGCTCGGCCTCGCGGGCCTGCAGGAGAGCGGCCCGCACGGATTTTCCGAGATGCTCTACGCCACGACGTCGGCGGCCGCGAACAACGGCTCGGCCTTCGCGGGGCTCACCGCCAACTCGCCGTTCTGGAACAGCCTGCTTGCCGCCGGGATGATGATCGGACGGTTCGCGTTGATCGTGCCGATGCTGGCGGTCGCCGGATCGCTCGCCGCGAAGCCGAGCGTCCCGGCCTCGGCCGGCACCTTCCCGACCCATGGCGGCCTGTTCGTCGGACTGCTGATCGGCGTGATCCTGATCGTCGGCGGCCTCACCTACTTCCCCGCGCTAACGCTTGGGCCGATCGCCGACGCCTTTGCGACGGCCACGGGCAGGACCTGGTGA